A single window of Polaribacter sp. SA4-10 DNA harbors:
- a CDS encoding DUF2971 domain-containing protein, producing the protein MSKSYAFGFLKPKVERTQYDNKLYSQVLLLSCSDNTSSPDILYKYFPLGVNGNEDYTARFLSTLNEGTFWFSTKRYLNDPCEMSYVKDSAATFPPSNPNVFTFKPLSKEVAENFNKCRICCFSESWREGPMWDRYSNGQSGVCVGFDISKFKEYLFPVIYQNDINKRLLDGEEGLVTAFSLKEESWSYEKEWRMIYPWAPFLIPENISKEPLGLLQSLDIDIKEIVFGNNIDSSQIERIIQEHNINDDVKLFQTLIDKKIERTEITLPKIKQFSKKKIDLKELHNLPKIKLFGKRQ; encoded by the coding sequence ATGAGTAAAAGTTATGCCTTCGGGTTTTTAAAACCTAAAGTGGAAAGAACTCAATATGATAATAAACTTTATAGTCAAGTATTACTTCTTTCTTGTTCAGACAACACTAGCTCTCCCGATATTTTATACAAATATTTCCCATTAGGAGTAAATGGTAATGAGGACTATACAGCTAGATTTTTAAGTACTTTAAACGAAGGTACCTTTTGGTTCTCTACAAAAAGATACTTAAATGACCCTTGTGAAATGTCATATGTAAAAGATTCAGCGGCTACATTTCCACCTTCAAATCCAAATGTTTTTACGTTTAAACCATTAAGCAAGGAGGTGGCTGAGAATTTTAATAAGTGTCGAATTTGTTGTTTTTCAGAATCTTGGAGAGAGGGACCAATGTGGGACAGATATTCGAACGGACAAAGTGGAGTTTGCGTAGGTTTCGACATCTCAAAGTTCAAGGAATATCTTTTTCCCGTAATATATCAGAATGATATTAATAAAAGGTTATTAGATGGAGAAGAAGGTTTGGTAACTGCATTTTCATTGAAAGAAGAATCTTGGTCATATGAAAAAGAGTGGAGAATGATTTATCCTTGGGCACCTTTCCTAATCCCCGAAAATATATCTAAAGAACCTTTGGGTTTATTACAATCTTTGGATATAGATATAAAAGAAATAGTATTTGGAAATAATATTGACAGTTCACAAATTGAAAGAATAATTCAGGAACATAATATCAATGACGATGTTAAACTATTTCAAACATTAATTGATAAAAAAATTGAAAGGACTGAAATTACATTACCAAAGATAAAACAGTTTTCTAAAAAGAAAATAGACTTGAAAGAGCTACACAATCTTCCTAAAATAAAGCTTTTCGGAAAAAGACAATAA
- a CDS encoding acyl-CoA desaturase gives MEVILLFIVLWYGGLFFQTFFLHRYAAHQSFTMSKTAEKITYFLTWLFQGANYLSAYGYGVMHRMHHAYADTEKDPHSPKYDENVFAMMWRTKSTYQNINKKKIAIDDKFTKNVPQWFRFDAFASSYYSRIFWTVLYILFFMKFATTWWLWLFLPLIILMAPIHGVIINWYAHIYGYVNFKVKDTSKNLLPFDFLMMGEAYHNNHHKHGSNANFGGVRWHEIDPTYVIMKVLNKLQLIKIKS, from the coding sequence ATGGAAGTAATATTATTATTTATTGTTTTATGGTATGGAGGTTTGTTTTTTCAAACTTTTTTTCTTCATAGATATGCTGCACATCAATCGTTTACGATGTCTAAAACTGCGGAAAAAATAACCTATTTTTTAACATGGTTGTTTCAAGGCGCTAATTATTTAAGTGCTTATGGTTATGGCGTAATGCACAGAATGCACCATGCATATGCAGATACAGAAAAAGATCCTCATTCACCTAAATATGATGAAAATGTGTTTGCGATGATGTGGAGAACAAAATCTACGTATCAAAATATTAATAAGAAAAAAATAGCAATTGATGATAAATTCACAAAGAATGTTCCTCAATGGTTTCGTTTTGATGCATTTGCTAGTTCTTATTATTCAAGAATTTTTTGGACAGTTTTATATATTTTATTTTTTATGAAATTTGCAACAACTTGGTGGCTTTGGTTGTTTTTACCACTAATTATATTAATGGCGCCTATACATGGAGTAATTATAAATTGGTATGCACACATTTATGGCTACGTTAACTTTAAAGTAAAAGATACCTCTAAAAACTTATTGCCTTTTGATTTTTTAATGATGGGAGAAGCATATCATAATAATCATCACAAACATGGTAGTAATGCTAATTTTGGTGGTGTAAGATGGCATGAAATTGACCCAACGTATGTGATAATGAAAGTACTTAATAAGTTACAACTTATTAAAATAAAATCTTAA
- a CDS encoding Crp/Fnr family transcriptional regulator gives MQKFRKYIESIATINDEDWLFFSSLLKKREFSKKSSFLKKGEIENSISFIEKGEVRLFIPKEDEEKEITFGFSFQGEFVSAYDSFITQTPSLYQLETLTDTVLWSISYTDLQKVYKTTKVGNTIGRYVSERLFLIKSKREQSLLNDTPEERYLKLFKERPNVIKQIPLKYIASYIGVTPQALSRIRKRIS, from the coding sequence ATGCAGAAATTTAGAAAATACATAGAATCTATTGCTACTATTAACGATGAGGATTGGTTGTTTTTTTCTTCTCTTTTAAAAAAGAGAGAATTTTCAAAGAAAAGTTCATTTCTAAAAAAAGGGGAAATAGAAAATAGTATTTCTTTTATAGAAAAAGGAGAGGTACGTTTGTTTATCCCTAAAGAAGACGAAGAAAAAGAAATAACTTTCGGTTTTAGTTTTCAGGGTGAATTTGTGAGCGCTTATGATTCATTTATAACACAAACACCATCACTTTACCAATTAGAAACGTTAACAGACACTGTACTTTGGAGCATCTCTTATACCGACTTACAGAAGGTTTATAAAACGACTAAAGTAGGAAATACGATAGGTCGTTATGTTTCTGAAAGATTATTTTTAATCAAATCTAAAAGAGAACAATCCTTATTAAATGACACACCAGAAGAACGCTATTTGAAGCTCTTTAAAGAGCGACCTAATGTTATAAAACAAATTCCTTTAAAATATATTGCATCTTATATTGGTGTAACTCCACAAGCTTTAAGTAGAATTAGAAAACGAATTTCTTAA
- a CDS encoding DUF5916 domain-containing protein has protein sequence MTNKLLLLFILVFFSTKLSSQNEQNRKTIKTTRVKKAPKIDGILDDNVWKNAIVCTNFVVFRPANGELVSDEYQTTAKVIYDDDAIYISAMMLDPDPIGIPREFATRDNFSQADFFLVTINPNDDGQNPFEFVVQSTGNQADAKISNGREDFNWSAVWKSAAKITEKGWNVEMKIPYRAIRFANEPIQSWGFNFHRRLEKLNEKHSWTHIDNSVGRWTQYDGLITNFRDIKPPTRLNLYPYASAASTTFEGNTDFNWSAGMDIKYGLTESFTLDATLIPDFSQVGFDDVVLNLGPFEQRFTEQRQFFTEGTELFNIGRLFYSRRIGAAPIDQFDVSSTLVEQTNFDTDGKRVTEEIIDYPGKVSMLNAVKISGRTKKGLGIGFFNAITEKTDATIRTKTEQINGSTTNETITNRKEVISPFTNYNILVLDQQFNQNSTVSLINTNVTRDGRFRDANATALDWHIETKDSKYNVDGSFKMTAISDDKENPNNGYNYDTSIGYNSGHWNWEAGYYAVSKDYNPNDFGIQFRNNRQTIYGKAGWRTLQPTKKYNRYSINFTNRLNFQHFSGTFTGYNIRTNFDAQTKKRFSFGGNLNYESEEKDFFEPRQGSTSGIYFLQPERKNISGYISTNSQKKLELNANAYYTSYSNNPKSGYGFSFAPRFRFTNKISLRYRLNFNKTKDDQGYVDEDATNIIFGMRDRKNYTNSISGKYNFSTNSSLSLSFRHYWGAVKYNSYHNLNADGNLDTNNDYTGEDINFNSWNIDLNYIWQFAPGSQLIAFYRNSIFNEDSNSNLDFFNNLNNLFEQSQSHIFSVRLVYFIDYNKIKKIF, from the coding sequence ATGACAAATAAGTTATTATTATTATTTATTCTTGTTTTTTTTTCCACTAAATTATCTAGTCAAAATGAACAAAATAGAAAAACAATTAAAACTACAAGAGTTAAAAAAGCACCAAAAATTGATGGAATTTTAGATGATAATGTTTGGAAAAATGCAATAGTTTGTACAAATTTTGTTGTTTTTAGACCTGCCAACGGAGAACTTGTTTCTGATGAGTATCAAACTACCGCAAAAGTTATTTATGATGATGATGCAATATATATTTCTGCAATGATGTTAGATCCAGATCCTATAGGCATTCCAAGAGAATTTGCTACTAGAGATAATTTTAGTCAAGCAGATTTCTTTTTAGTGACTATTAATCCGAATGATGATGGTCAAAATCCTTTTGAATTTGTTGTTCAGAGCACAGGAAACCAAGCAGATGCAAAAATATCAAATGGTCGTGAAGACTTTAATTGGAGCGCTGTTTGGAAAAGTGCCGCCAAAATAACAGAGAAAGGTTGGAATGTAGAAATGAAAATTCCATATAGAGCAATTCGTTTTGCAAATGAACCGATACAATCTTGGGGTTTTAATTTTCATAGAAGACTAGAAAAATTAAACGAGAAACATAGTTGGACGCATATTGATAATTCTGTTGGAAGATGGACACAATATGATGGCTTAATAACAAATTTTAGAGACATTAAACCACCAACAAGATTAAATTTATATCCTTATGCATCTGCAGCATCTACAACTTTTGAAGGAAATACAGATTTTAATTGGAGTGCAGGTATGGATATAAAATATGGTTTAACAGAAAGTTTTACATTAGATGCTACTTTGATACCGGATTTTAGTCAAGTTGGTTTTGATGATGTGGTTTTAAACCTTGGTCCTTTTGAACAGCGTTTTACAGAGCAAAGACAGTTTTTTACTGAAGGAACAGAACTTTTTAATATTGGTAGATTGTTTTACTCTAGAAGAATTGGTGCCGCTCCAATTGATCAATTCGATGTGTCTTCAACATTAGTAGAACAAACTAACTTTGATACAGATGGTAAAAGAGTTACAGAAGAAATTATAGATTACCCTGGTAAAGTTTCTATGTTAAATGCCGTAAAAATTTCTGGAAGAACAAAAAAAGGTTTAGGTATCGGTTTTTTCAATGCAATTACAGAGAAGACAGATGCTACCATTAGAACTAAAACTGAGCAAATAAATGGAAGTACAACCAATGAGACTATTACAAACAGAAAAGAAGTTATTAGTCCTTTTACAAATTACAATATTTTAGTCTTAGATCAACAGTTTAATCAAAACTCTACAGTTTCTTTAATCAATACAAATGTTACGCGTGATGGGCGCTTTAGAGATGCTAATGCAACAGCTTTAGATTGGCATATAGAAACTAAAGATAGCAAATACAATGTAGATGGATCATTTAAAATGACCGCTATTTCTGATGATAAAGAGAACCCAAACAATGGTTATAATTATGACACCAGTATTGGTTATAATTCCGGACACTGGAACTGGGAAGCAGGATATTACGCCGTAAGTAAAGATTACAACCCAAATGATTTTGGGATTCAATTTAGAAATAACAGACAAACAATCTACGGAAAAGCGGGATGGAGAACTTTACAGCCGACAAAAAAATACAATAGATATAGCATTAATTTTACGAATCGATTAAATTTTCAACATTTCTCAGGAACATTTACTGGTTATAATATTAGAACAAACTTTGACGCCCAAACAAAAAAACGTTTTTCATTTGGTGGAAATTTAAACTACGAATCAGAAGAAAAAGATTTCTTTGAACCAAGACAAGGCTCCACAAGTGGTATCTATTTTTTACAGCCTGAAAGAAAAAATATTAGCGGATATATTTCTACAAATTCTCAAAAGAAATTAGAATTAAATGCAAATGCTTATTATACAAGTTATAGTAACAACCCAAAGTCTGGTTATGGTTTTAGCTTTGCTCCTCGTTTTCGATTTACAAATAAAATTTCTTTACGTTACAGGTTAAATTTCAATAAAACAAAGGATGATCAAGGTTATGTTGATGAGGATGCTACAAACATCATTTTTGGAATGAGAGATCGTAAAAATTATACAAATTCAATTTCAGGAAAGTATAACTTTAGTACAAACTCCTCTTTATCATTAAGTTTTAGACATTATTGGGGCGCTGTTAAGTACAACAGTTACCACAACTTAAATGCAGACGGAAACTTAGATACAAATAATGATTATACAGGTGAAGACATCAACTTTAATAGTTGGAATATCGACTTGAATTACATTTGGCAATTTGCTCCTGGAAGTCAGTTAATTGCATTTTATAGAAACTCAATATTTAATGAAGACTCCAATTCTAACTTAGATTTTTTCAACAATTTAAATAATCTCTTTGAACAATCACAAAGCCATATATTTTCTGTAAGGCTTGTATATTTCATAGACTATAATAAAATTAAAAAAATATTCTAA
- the uvrB gene encoding excinuclease ABC subunit UvrB, which yields MEFKLVSEFSPTGDQPQAIKQLSTGILAGERFQTLLGVTGSGKTFSVANVVQEVQKPTLVLAHNKTLAAQLYSEFKQFFPENAVEYFVSYYDYYQPEAYIPVTGTYIEKDLSINEDIERLRLSTTSSLLSGRRDVIVVASVSCLYGIGNPIEFKKNVIPVAVGQQIARTKFLHQLVQSLYSRTEHEIKSGTFKVKGDVVTIYPSYGDNGYRVHFFGDEIEEIESFDLESNTVLEKFEELTIYPANLFVTSPDVLQNAIHQIQEDMMKQVDYFKEIGKHLEAKRLKERTEFDLEMIRELGYCSGIENYSRYLDGREPGTRPFCLLDYFPDDYLMVIDESHVTIPQTHAMYGGDRSRKENLVEYGFRLAAAMDNRPLKFEEFEEIQNQVIYVSATPADYELQKTEGVFVEQVIRPTGLLDPIIEIRPSLNQIDDLIEEIQIRVEKDERTLVTTLTKRMAEELTKYLTRVAIRCRYIHSDVDTLERVEIMQDLRKGLFDVLIGVNLLREGLDLPEVSLVAILDADKEGFLRSHRSITQTVGRAARNVNGLAILYADKITKSMQKTMDETDRRREKQIAYNTKHNITPTQINKRIDDTLSKSAVSSYHYDNAKQVAAEQDLQYLPKEEIEKRIRQKRKHMEAAAKSLDFIVAAQLRDEIAVLKEKL from the coding sequence ATGGAATTTAAATTGGTGTCAGAATTTTCTCCAACAGGAGATCAACCACAAGCAATAAAGCAACTTTCTACAGGAATTTTAGCCGGAGAAAGGTTTCAAACACTTTTAGGGGTAACAGGTTCTGGAAAAACATTTTCTGTGGCAAATGTTGTACAAGAAGTGCAAAAACCAACCTTAGTTTTAGCTCATAATAAAACATTAGCAGCTCAATTATATTCAGAATTTAAACAGTTTTTCCCAGAAAATGCTGTAGAATATTTTGTTTCCTATTATGATTATTATCAACCTGAAGCCTACATTCCAGTAACTGGAACTTATATAGAAAAAGATTTATCTATTAATGAAGATATTGAGCGTTTACGTTTAAGTACCACTTCTTCCCTACTTTCTGGTAGAAGAGATGTGATTGTTGTTGCCTCGGTTTCTTGTTTATACGGAATTGGAAATCCCATAGAATTTAAGAAAAATGTGATTCCGGTAGCAGTTGGACAACAAATTGCAAGAACAAAATTTTTACATCAATTAGTACAGAGTTTATATTCTAGAACAGAACACGAAATAAAAAGTGGCACCTTCAAAGTAAAAGGAGATGTGGTAACTATTTATCCGTCTTATGGAGATAATGGCTATAGAGTTCACTTTTTTGGCGATGAAATTGAAGAAATAGAATCCTTTGATTTAGAAAGTAATACGGTGCTAGAAAAATTTGAAGAACTCACCATTTATCCTGCAAACTTGTTTGTAACATCACCAGATGTACTTCAAAATGCCATTCATCAAATTCAGGAAGATATGATGAAGCAAGTAGATTATTTTAAAGAAATTGGCAAACATCTAGAAGCAAAACGATTAAAAGAAAGAACAGAATTCGATTTAGAAATGATACGTGAATTAGGGTATTGTTCTGGAATTGAAAATTATTCTCGTTATTTAGACGGGCGAGAACCAGGAACAAGACCTTTCTGTTTGTTAGATTATTTTCCAGATGATTATTTAATGGTGATTGATGAAAGTCATGTTACAATTCCGCAAACACATGCAATGTATGGTGGAGATAGAAGTAGAAAAGAAAACTTAGTAGAATATGGTTTTAGATTAGCAGCTGCCATGGACAATCGTCCTTTAAAATTTGAAGAATTTGAAGAAATTCAGAATCAAGTAATCTATGTTTCTGCAACTCCTGCAGATTATGAACTTCAAAAAACAGAAGGTGTTTTTGTAGAACAAGTTATTAGACCCACAGGTTTATTAGATCCAATTATAGAAATAAGACCAAGTTTAAATCAGATAGATGATTTAATTGAAGAAATACAAATACGAGTAGAAAAAGACGAACGTACTTTGGTGACCACATTAACCAAAAGAATGGCAGAAGAACTCACCAAATATTTAACTAGAGTTGCAATACGTTGTAGATATATTCATTCTGATGTAGATACATTAGAGCGTGTAGAGATAATGCAAGATTTACGTAAAGGTTTGTTTGATGTTTTAATTGGAGTCAACCTTTTACGTGAAGGTTTAGATTTACCAGAAGTTTCTTTGGTTGCTATTTTAGATGCAGATAAAGAAGGTTTTTTAAGAAGCCACAGATCTATAACACAAACTGTTGGTAGAGCAGCAAGAAACGTAAATGGTTTGGCTATTTTGTATGCTGATAAAATTACCAAGAGTATGCAAAAAACCATGGATGAGACAGACCGAAGAAGAGAAAAACAAATTGCATATAATACAAAACACAACATCACTCCTACTCAGATTAATAAAAGAATTGATGATACGTTATCTAAATCTGCCGTTTCTAGTTATCATTATGACAACGCAAAACAAGTTGCTGCTGAACAAGATTTACAATACTTACCAAAAGAAGAAATAGAAAAACGAATTAGGCAAAAACGCAAACATATGGAAGCTGCTGCCAAATCTTTAGATTTTATTGTTGCTGCACAATTACGTGATGAAATTGCTGTTTTAAAAGAAAAACTATAA
- the sucC gene encoding ADP-forming succinate--CoA ligase subunit beta, producing MNLHEYQGKEILSSFGVRIQRGIVAHNHKEAVDAAKQLTAETGKGWHVIKAQVHAGGRGKGGGVKLAKNLQEVESIANDIIGMMLITPQTSAEGKKVNQVLICEDVYYPGDSEPEEYYMSVLLNRATGRNMIMYSTEGGMDIETVAEETPHLIFTEEIDPLLGIMPFQARKIAFNLGLSGGALKEMVKFVTNLYKAYIGSDSAMFEINPVLKTSDDKIMAVDAKVSLDENALYRHKDYAEMRDLREENPIEVEAKAAGLNYVDLDGNVGCMVNGAGLAMGTMDLIKESGGEPANFLDVGGTADAARVETAFGIILKDPNVKAILVNIFGGIVRCDRVAQGVVDAYKSMGDRINVPIICRLQGTNAKEAKELIDNSGMKIISATEFQEAADKVQEVLEAS from the coding sequence ATGAACTTACACGAATATCAAGGAAAAGAGATTTTAAGCAGTTTTGGCGTTAGAATTCAACGTGGAATTGTTGCTCACAATCATAAAGAAGCTGTTGATGCAGCAAAACAATTAACTGCGGAAACTGGTAAAGGTTGGCACGTTATTAAAGCTCAGGTTCATGCAGGTGGTCGTGGAAAAGGAGGAGGAGTTAAATTGGCTAAAAATTTACAAGAAGTAGAAAGTATTGCTAATGACATTATAGGTATGATGTTAATTACGCCACAAACTTCTGCTGAAGGTAAAAAAGTAAACCAAGTTTTAATTTGCGAGGATGTATATTATCCTGGAGATTCTGAGCCAGAAGAATATTATATGTCAGTCTTATTAAACAGAGCTACTGGTAGAAATATGATTATGTATTCTACAGAAGGTGGAATGGATATTGAAACTGTTGCAGAAGAAACTCCGCATTTAATTTTTACTGAAGAAATAGATCCTTTATTAGGAATTATGCCTTTTCAAGCACGTAAAATTGCTTTTAACTTAGGTTTATCTGGAGGAGCTTTAAAAGAAATGGTGAAATTTGTTACCAATTTATACAAAGCATACATTGGTTCAGATTCTGCAATGTTTGAAATTAATCCGGTTTTAAAAACATCTGATGATAAAATTATGGCAGTTGATGCTAAAGTTTCTTTAGATGAAAACGCATTATACAGACATAAAGATTATGCAGAAATGCGTGATTTACGTGAAGAAAACCCTATTGAGGTTGAAGCTAAAGCTGCAGGTTTAAACTATGTAGATTTAGATGGAAATGTTGGTTGTATGGTAAATGGAGCTGGTTTAGCAATGGGAACTATGGATTTAATTAAAGAGTCTGGAGGAGAACCTGCTAACTTTTTAGATGTTGGTGGTACTGCGGATGCAGCTAGAGTTGAAACTGCTTTTGGAATTATTTTAAAAGATCCTAACGTAAAAGCAATTTTAGTAAATATTTTTGGTGGTATTGTACGTTGTGACAGAGTTGCACAAGGTGTTGTAGATGCTTACAAAAGTATGGGAGATAGAATTAATGTGCCTATTATTTGTAGATTACAAGGAACAAATGCTAAAGAAGCAAAAGAATTGATAGACAATTCTGGAATGAAAATTATTTCTGCTACAGAATTTCAAGAAGCTGCTGATAAAGTTCAAGAAGTTTTAGAAGCTTCTTAG